GGGCTGGTACCGGCTGTGGATCTTCGTCAGGTAGCGAAGAAAGTGCTCGTGGATAAAATAGAAATTGAAGAACTCCGGGTTCGCCCTGTCTACGAGAATGTGCCACGGAGCCGCGACCGTCAGGAACAGGGCAATGCCGGTCGGAAGATACAGGTCGCGGAGCATGCGCCGCTGGCCCAGCAGGAGGATCCAGGAGCCGATGACCAAGACGGGGATAAGGATCCCGATGAGCCCCTTCGTGAGGACAGCCAGTGCGGCAAAGACATAGAACCCGTACAAAAGCAAACGGCGCAGCCATCCCGCAGGCTCCCGGCTTCCTACGAGAAATGACAGCAGCGCAAGCGTGAGCAGGGACGTCACCGGCATGTCGAGGATGATCGCCCGGCTGAGGGCATAGTAGAGCATGCTCGTGGAAAGCACTACCGCGGCGATGAGGCCCGTTCTGCGGTTGTACAGCCTTCTGCCCCCCGCGTAGACTGCGAGGCACCCTATGACGGCGAACAATGCCGGCCAGAGCCGGAGCGTGAATTCCCGGAGGCCGAAGAGCCGGATCGAGAGGCTCTCGAGCCAGTAGAACAGGACGGGCTTTTCGAAGTATTTGACGCCGTTCAGGCGCGGAGTGACATAGTCCCCGCTTGAAACCATTTCACGGGGGATCTCGACGTAGCGACCCTCGTCGGGCACGGCGAGGGGTCTGTTACCGAGCAGGATGCCGAACAGTGCGCTGAAGAGGACTGCGGCCAGGAGCAGGTCCTGAAACGCGTCCCGCTTGAAATGGGGGAGTGGGGAATTCATCTCGGGTATCGATTGCGAAACAACTGCCGGTCATGCGGGAAGCCCGGTCAAAGGCGCTCCGATGTTAGCCCATGCTTACAATCAGTGAGCGGATTCTACCTTGTGCACTCCTGTTTGTCAAACAATTTATGGGTTTGCGGGCGCGGGAGGCCATTCGGTACGAAGGAGGCCGGGGGCGGAACAGGCCGGGCGGCGGAGCGGGACTCAGGCCCCGCTCTTACGGGGGGCTTCACAAGCCATGTGGCGGATCACCTTGCCCTTGACCATGTAGACGACCATCTCGGCGATGTTCGTCGCATGGTCCCCGATCCGCTCCAGGTATTTCGTGATGTACGTAAGCCGCACTGCGCGCGAGATGTTCCTGGGGTCCTTCAGCATGAAGACGAGCAGCTCGTTGAATATCTGCTGGTTCAGGTTGTCCACGAAGTCGTCTGCAGCGCAGACCTGCATGGCAAGGTCCGCGTCCCGGGCCACGAAGGAATCGAGGCTGTCCTTCAGCATCTTCTGGGCCGCCTCGGCCATGCGGGGAATGTCGATGTAGGGCTTGAGGGGCGGCTCGTCGAGCAGTTCCATGGACCGCTCGCAGATGTCCA
This genomic interval from Nitrospirota bacterium contains the following:
- the phoU gene encoding phosphate signaling complex protein PhoU yields the protein MVAQKEQDIEKLKEQVLKMGGFVEEAIRKSIRALVDRDRDTAIQVIDNDAIVNNYDVEIEEECIRFLAIWQPTGSNLRFVTTTIKIITDLERMGDLAVDICERSMELLDEPPLKPYIDIPRMAEAAQKMLKDSLDSFVARDADLAMQVCAADDFVDNLNQQIFNELLVFMLKDPRNISRAVRLTYITKYLERIGDHATNIAEMVVYMVKGKVIRHMACEAPRKSGA